A stretch of Clostridium sp. BJN0001 DNA encodes these proteins:
- a CDS encoding DUF4446 family protein, translating into MKNLNILLDTINTLTPYIILGMSVIIILLFIVVIILFKTIGAVQDKYRRLMRGTNAKNLEEMMTERMNGIDDAINLSNKVDQRCDKIENQLKSCVQKIAIMRYKAFENVGSDLSFSIALLDKKDDGVILTGIYGREESTTYAKPVDKGISRYELSEEENCVLKEAINKEI; encoded by the coding sequence ATGAAAAACTTGAATATATTATTAGACACAATAAATACGCTTACCCCATACATAATTTTAGGAATGAGTGTTATTATTATATTATTATTCATTGTAGTAATAATTTTATTTAAAACAATTGGAGCAGTACAAGACAAATACAGAAGATTAATGAGAGGAACTAATGCTAAGAATTTAGAAGAAATGATGACAGAGAGAATGAATGGAATAGATGATGCAATAAATCTCTCAAATAAAGTTGATCAAAGATGCGATAAAATTGAAAATCAATTAAAAAGTTGTGTTCAAAAAATTGCAATAATGCGATATAAAGCATTCGAAAACGTAGGAAGTGATTTAAGCTTTTCAATAGCGTTATTAGATAAGAAAGATGATGGTGTTATTTTAACTGGAATATATGGAAGAGAAGAAAGCACAACTTATGCAAAACCTGTTGATAAAGGGATTTCAAGATATGAACTCTCTGAAGAAGAGAATTGTGTATTAAAAGAAGCTATAAACAAAGAAATATAG
- a CDS encoding ParB/RepB/Spo0J family partition protein, giving the protein MKKKMALGKGLSALIPDDPQKGNSNDSKLCISINKIKGDVKQPRKAFDLEKIAELAESIKTHGILQPLILRQDKDGMYIIVAGERRWRAAKLAKLEEVPAVIMNIDEKDILEISLIENIQRQDLNPIEEAEAYKKLINDFKLTQEELSKRIGKSRTAITNTIRLVNLDDRVKQYLIEGILTEGHGRVLLSLSDKDLQYKIAQQIIDEKLSVRDTEKFIKKIIDNKKSDKENKDNEQFNPYYKDVKNRLQDYFGTKVNILKKKNKGKIEIEYYSEDDLQRILDIINI; this is encoded by the coding sequence ATGAAAAAAAAGATGGCATTAGGTAAAGGATTAAGTGCACTTATTCCTGATGATCCACAAAAAGGAAATAGTAATGATAGTAAGCTTTGTATTTCTATAAATAAAATAAAGGGTGATGTAAAGCAGCCCAGAAAAGCATTTGATTTAGAAAAAATAGCAGAACTTGCTGAATCAATAAAGACACATGGTATTCTTCAGCCTTTAATTTTAAGACAAGATAAAGATGGAATGTATATTATTGTTGCTGGAGAAAGAAGATGGAGAGCAGCAAAACTTGCTAAGTTAGAAGAAGTACCAGCTGTTATAATGAACATTGACGAAAAAGATATTTTAGAAATTTCTTTGATAGAAAATATTCAAAGGCAGGATTTAAATCCTATTGAAGAAGCTGAAGCATATAAAAAACTTATCAATGATTTTAAGTTAACTCAAGAAGAGCTTAGTAAAAGAATTGGAAAATCAAGAACTGCAATAACTAATACAATAAGGTTAGTTAATTTAGATGATAGAGTTAAGCAGTATTTAATCGAAGGAATTTTAACAGAAGGACATGGAAGAGTATTGTTAAGCTTAAGCGATAAAGATTTGCAGTATAAGATAGCACAGCAAATTATAGATGAAAAACTTTCTGTTAGAGATACAGAAAAATTTATAAAGAAAATTATTGATAATAAAAAGAGCGACAAAGAAAATAAAGATAATGAACAATTCAATCCATATTATAAAGATGTAAAGAATAGACTTCAGGACTATTTCGGTACTAAAGTTAATATATTAAAGAAAAAAAACAAAGGAAAAATAGAGATAGAATACTATTCAGAAGATGATCTGCAAAGAATTTTAGATATAATTAATATATAA
- a CDS encoding LysE family transporter has translation MFYIIKSIILGFFTGFIASIPLGPSGLESVNRSISKNFLEGFKVSFGAVLADVTYIIIINLGLFSMFSHHNHLNGLFWILCGILLIVITIPNTRFKKNKDSNSDTKNIFLTYSGNGILTGYLITFLNPTTPSLWIALSGTLFQVWKRHGRLFFLLATSSMILGSLAWFVLLNILATRGFKKSKSNGPSIISTLLNYFLFALGIVFIILGFIKLL, from the coding sequence TTGTTTTATATTATAAAAAGCATTATATTGGGATTTTTCACAGGTTTTATAGCCTCAATTCCTTTAGGACCATCTGGGTTAGAATCAGTAAATAGATCTATCTCTAAAAATTTTCTAGAAGGTTTTAAAGTTTCATTTGGAGCTGTTTTAGCTGATGTAACATACATAATAATTATTAATCTTGGTCTATTCAGCATGTTTTCCCATCATAATCATTTAAACGGACTATTTTGGATATTATGTGGAATACTATTAATAGTTATAACTATCCCCAATACTCGATTTAAGAAAAATAAAGACAGTAATTCAGATACTAAAAATATTTTTTTAACCTATTCAGGTAATGGAATATTAACAGGCTATTTAATTACTTTTTTAAATCCTACAACCCCATCTTTATGGATTGCATTAAGCGGAACATTATTTCAAGTTTGGAAAAGGCACGGACGTTTGTTTTTTCTTTTAGCAACTTCTTCTATGATATTAGGAAGTCTTGCATGGTTTGTTTTGTTAAATATATTAGCAACAAGAGGATTTAAAAAATCTAAATCTAATGGTCCTTCAATTATATCTACTTTATTGAATTACTTCTTGTTTGCTTTAGGAATAGTTTTTATTATATTAGGATTTATAAAGCTTTTATAA
- a CDS encoding transposase: MLKNWTSHAEYQQFIISNFSSSNQTFYKRVLELESSISKLYCLDLDILGEILKPYYSNTGRPAALQPEIFRSFSLMLFLKETSITNWVKKLNCDEFLAICIGCTAGKTPSLGAHYDFISRLWMSDLASDRKRLKIVRPYKKKPSKVKSPGQNKKLPNKKSGSVKKICDFFETDHSFSLRAEKLLQHIFSLVAVKPSFDLNLIKQQNLTLAGDGTCVHCHSSYYGSKVCNCRENGIYDCKCARKLSDVDANWGWDSHENRWFYGYTLYALSTYNPEYKIYLPVYLRFVEASRHDSITGVVALAEFRELLPQFKISNYVLDSANDNYPTYELCSKWNINPFIDLNSKNKGNSKYPTSLSINEKGVPICIGGHEMIYNGFEKSRSRVKWRCPLACKKIKSCSCTDQCSPSAYGRVIYTKPSWDLRLFTKIPRGSKQYKEIYKTRTCSERINNRILNDYKIHSLKIRGKKRYSFMTMIASINIHLDARIKAFGFSILNLLK; this comes from the coding sequence ATGCTTAAAAATTGGACATCTCATGCTGAATATCAGCAATTTATTATTTCAAATTTCTCATCATCTAATCAAACTTTTTATAAAAGAGTTTTAGAATTAGAATCATCTATTTCTAAACTATATTGTTTAGATTTAGATATACTTGGAGAAATATTGAAGCCTTATTATTCTAACACGGGCAGGCCTGCCGCCCTTCAACCTGAAATATTTCGTTCCTTTTCATTAATGCTTTTTCTGAAAGAAACTAGTATTACAAATTGGGTAAAAAAATTAAATTGTGATGAATTCCTTGCAATATGCATCGGTTGCACCGCCGGTAAAACACCATCACTTGGTGCTCATTATGATTTTATATCTAGACTTTGGATGTCTGACTTAGCATCTGATAGAAAAAGGCTTAAAATTGTACGACCTTACAAGAAAAAACCATCTAAAGTAAAATCACCAGGACAAAATAAGAAGCTTCCTAATAAAAAATCTGGATCTGTGAAAAAAATATGCGATTTTTTTGAAACAGACCATTCATTTTCACTTAGAGCTGAAAAATTGCTTCAACACATATTTTCTCTTGTTGCTGTTAAACCATCATTTGATCTTAATCTAATAAAACAACAGAATCTTACACTCGCTGGTGATGGCACATGTGTTCATTGTCATTCATCTTATTATGGTTCAAAAGTTTGTAACTGTCGTGAAAATGGTATTTACGATTGTAAATGTGCCCGTAAACTTTCTGATGTTGATGCTAATTGGGGCTGGGATAGTCATGAAAACCGTTGGTTTTACGGTTATACTCTTTATGCGCTATCTACTTATAACCCTGAATATAAAATATATTTACCAGTATATCTACGCTTTGTAGAAGCAAGTAGACATGATAGTATAACTGGAGTAGTTGCATTGGCTGAATTTAGAGAACTGTTACCGCAGTTCAAAATATCAAATTATGTGCTTGACTCAGCCAATGATAACTATCCTACATATGAATTATGCTCCAAATGGAACATTAATCCCTTCATTGATTTGAATTCCAAAAATAAAGGAAATTCAAAATATCCTACATCCTTATCAATTAATGAAAAGGGTGTTCCAATATGCATAGGCGGCCATGAAATGATTTATAATGGCTTTGAAAAAAGCCGTTCAAGAGTTAAATGGCGCTGTCCTTTAGCATGTAAAAAAATTAAATCATGTTCTTGTACTGACCAATGCTCGCCTTCGGCATATGGCCGAGTAATATATACTAAACCATCATGGGATTTACGTTTATTTACAAAAATCCCTCGTGGTTCAAAACAATATAAAGAAATTTATAAAACCAGAACCTGTTCCGAAAGAATCAACAATCGTATTCTTAATGACTATAAAATTCATTCTTTAAAAATACGTGGTAAAAAGCGTTATTCTTTCATGACTATGATTGCTAGCATCAATATTCATCTTGACGCTAGAATTAAAGCCTTTGGATTTTCTATCTTAAATTTATTAAAATAG